The genome window TGTTTCTGAAGAGCTGTGGGCATTAGCAAATGGTCCTATACCTTTCATGACAAAGCATTACTCTTGTAAACGAAGTTTGTTTCCACACAAGAGATCGGGATGATTGCCGTACAACACAGAATAGTGGCTTAGTTGTTGAGGGTGATCATAAAGGAAAACACATTGACTTTTATGGCTTTGTTAAGGCTGTGGTTGAGCTGACCTTTTTTCATGCATACAAGGTAGTCTTGCTTCAATGTGAATGGTATAACACATGtagcacaaacacaataaagAGTGATAGGCACTTTGTGACCATCGATATTAGATCACGTTGGTATCAAAATGATCCATTTGTTTTACCAAATCAAGTCCAGCAAGTCTTCTATATTGGTGATACAAAGTTGGGGAGACATTGGCGAATTGTACAACGTGTTCAACATAGGCATTTGTGGAACCTACCAGATTTGGAAGAGAACGACGGAGATGTGCTCAATGGAGATACAAGTTTTTTAGATGAATTATTGCAGCAAAATGAAACAAGAACTGTTCTGCCTATTGTCGAAGATGCTGAATTAGGCCTCTTAAGCAGACAAGGTGTTGAAATTGAAGTTGTTCTGGAGAATCCTTTGCATACTTGCACAGGTGAAGAAGAGTATGGTGAAGAAGACAATGTTTTTAAAGAAGATGGCTTGCTTATTGAATCTTCTGATAGTGATGAAACCATAGACATGGATATAGATTTAGATAGTGCTTAAGAAATAGCATAGAAGTGTCAAGTGAAAAGGTTTTTGGCATTGTAAAGAAAGTGTTACTTTTTGAGGTTTTACCCAATATTGATCAAATTGATATCCTTTTCATGATTTTAACTCTTTGTTAAGTTTTTGGTATAACTTAAATTTTGATCTCTGTTTATaatttgacatcaaaattttactAATTTGACTCCTTTTTTATCATATACTGTGTTATTGTAGATGGCACCTTCCGGGAAACTGTTGAAGAGAAACTGCCCACCCAATACCAACTTGCAATCTGAACAACCGccaacttcaaactcaactTTGGAACATCAATCAGCTACCACAGGTGATGATATccagattaattcaaataataataatcctACTCAAGCATTGGCGAATGGTAAGTGAAAATGCTGaataatgatttatttattaCCATTCAATGTATGCATCCTTTTTGTGATAATTAATAATAAGCATCAACTAGAATGTTTAACAATTGTTCTCAgaacaaagaaagcaaaaaagagGCAGGGGCCCAACCACGGGAAAAGTTATCGAGAAGATGATACGAGCTAATGTAAATGCCATTCAGTACTAAGATGTGTACATATATAATATTACTGTctattcaagattttttttgtataaTCAATTTCCTAGAATTTCAATTGGGGTATTCCTGAATGATGCTTCATTTGTTAATATTAGGGAGGCAAGCCATTGGAAATTGTCTTTCCTGAAGGATGTTGCAAACCAATCAAGTATGCTGCTCAACTTGCTAGTGGTGTAGGTTATGTTGTAAGGCACCTCTCTTCACTGAAGGACATACGCACATATGATGACATGCCAAATGAAAAAACATAACCTATATGGTGGCTTGATGGTACCAGATTACACCGTTGTCTTTTATAATGACATTCAGTAtgttaatatttattttgcTGACTTGACCAATTCTAAAAATGATCTATTTCTTAATGGTAATTTATAGGAATGGTTTGACTTCAAAGATTGGGAAACTGATCCTAATGTGGAAGAGtatgtggatgacatgcttCAGAATAGCTACAGGCAGTGGAGGAATACTATGCACATAGATTATAAGATGTTGAAGGCAGCTGGAAAAGATCCACTTACCTCATGTCCTTATGACTGGATTGAGCAAGATGAGTGGAAaagtatgtgtgattggttcgAAGATCCTATATTCAAGGTGATTGGTTCTAGTTTTGTTTACTTGCATGATCTTAATTCTTTTGTTGCCTTTTATGTTTTGCCTAACTATCTTTTTGGTATTTAATAGAAAAAATCAGAAGCCAATACAAAGAACCGTGCCATGTTACCCTATCCGCACACTGGCAGTTCAAAATCAAATCATGTTCGAGCACAAGAGATGGTATATTACTGattttttatttccattttGGCTTATATTTATACTAGGAAGAAAACTAGAGCTAACTCGAGATCTTTTATGCTATAAAATAGGTTCCACCAAGTGCAATTGATGCCTGGACTGCTGCTCACATAAAAAAGGATGGCCAATTTGTGAATAATACTGCAAAATCTCTCGATGTAATTTTCACTATAGTCGGCTGATTCCAGTaactttgttttttattagtAACAGGacatttacatatatatattatacatttaatGACTCCTTGAGTTATGTGAATCTAATATGTACAGGATGAGTTAAAAGAAGAGAGAAGGCAATGCATCGAGAGTGGAGAAACTGTCAATGAAGTAAAAATTATGGAAAATGTCCTAGGAAAGAGGGCTAGTCGTGCCAAAGGGTTGGGTATGGGGGTCATACCACCCCAATCTTCTCGCAAACCCGAATCTTCAGCTAATAGAGCACTACTTGAAGAACTAAAACAGTGCAAGGAGAAGATTCAATGCTATGAGGAGCGAATTCAAGCACAAGATACCCAAATCCAAAATCTTGTACAAAGCCAGCAAGGGATACAGGAAATGCTGCAAGAATTCCTCATTTGGAAACAGAAGCAGTGTGGAGGTTCTTCCTAGTAATGGTGAGTTTGTAGATCTTTATTcgaaaaaaatgtatttatgtgCAATTACTTACTATTGTGGAACAACTTGGTTACTTCAGCATAGTAATTATTCTTGTATTGCTTGTACTCATGATTAGGTGGTCCTTAAGAAATTTGTAGTGATCATCCATGCatcataacaaaattacatCTTTTCCATGCCATTCTATTGTTTCTCTGATTTCagatttttcttggttttattgTACAGGTTTGGGATGAACTTTTGGGACTGCTTTTGGCTTTTGGCTTTTGGCTTTTGAGTTTGGGATAAACTCAACATTGTGGACTGCTTTTGGCTTTTGGACTGCTTTTAGCTCATACTGAAGAATTCCTCTATTTTGATATCATCCATCTCTAGTATTTTGTTGACCATGGAATTGAAGTCCATCTTTTGGTTTTAGCACATGTTAGGTACATGGTAGTTATCTagggagaaatagcaatatttATATTGGTTTCAAATCATGGAATGTAATGATATGTCAATATTTGACATGGTTAACTTTTGTGATTTGACATATTATGGTTGCCTACTAATGAAATTTGCAAAGTTTTGGTTGATATTTTGCTTGCatacttttatattttgattgGGTGGAGTGTCTAAATAGATGATATTATCACTTTGTTGTCACTAAAATTGCTAGGCTTAAAAAGGCTAAATGGTGAAATTAGAAACTAATATATTATAGTGATGCAGTTGTCGTCATGAAAAATGACATTGAATTGTCATTAAAGTACGTCCAGCAAGTTTCAACGCATGACTTTTCATGACAATCAAAAATTTAGTGACAAAGTTCAGGGTCTTTCCCTAACAAAGATTCATCAAGAATATGAGGTCTTTTCCCGATGACCGAATCATCACGATTACCTTTCTTGATGACACGTCACAGAAAATGGAACTTTTCCTGACGAGAATTCCACTAGTTGTCAGGAAAACCTTTTGCCGACGGCGTATAGGTGACCAATCTTCTCTGACGACATTAGCGTCACGAAAACTTTTCCCGACAACATACGCAACTTTTCTTGACAAAAATTGTTGTCActagaaatattattttttgtagtgcatgcacttgacactcaccaaaagtcaaggGCAAAGCAAGAGCAAAAGCGAGAGATGAGACAAGCTCCTCGGCATCCACGTGACTACCTGAGACAGGTACAATCACGATTATCTAGGTATTCGACCAAGGCtaataagaaaatattcttttgctACCCACACTCAAAAGCCACACATTCAAGTCGAATTAAAAGAGATTTTCTCTCCTAATCATTGAAATAACACTCAATGAGAACTCAAAAGTCGTTTTCGAGTCAAGTCGTGGTAAGAAATCTTGATTCCAAAAGAAAATACCACACTTAATTTTTGGAACGAAAatcgaaaaaaggaaaaatggtttTCATGTCTTAAAATTTCTAATCCTATACCaaagttttagaatataaaggAGCGTTCACGTTTTCTAAACTTATGGAGTCAAAATCCATCGAAACGCTACTTATTTTCATAGCAAATATTGAAGTTAAAAATTCCAAATTTCGAATGTAAAACTAGTGCAGTtgctcaagaattactctagctAAATGCTCCAATTTATGGTTCATTTTTGTGGAAACCAAGGGCATAAGACTAGGGGATGAAATCCATTTCCCAAGTATGAAATAAGGTGCAAATACCCAAGAAAGTTAGATTTGATACCTAGAAAATGCTTACAAGTCGCTTTGAAGTTTTGTCACTTTACAAGGAAAAATTAAGTTTTACCAacctttttgaaaaattataacttgaggtccataagtccaaaattttcaaatattataccgttggaaaatagatttaattagctaaaactctctagaaaacactttttccagattcaaataaaaaatcagtcaaatctTAGCTCCAAATCACTGCTTCAGTAAGAACAGGGCAAAACAGTCGTGAATTTCagagaattttgaaaatttggaaaatttcatAGGAATCGAACCAGCCATTGAAATTTATACACCTGAAAGAACTTCAACTCTATTTCAAATGGattaaacagaactcaatttggatttttctacaccaagatacaactgTTTTATGAAAGCTGGTTTTTTAAACCTggttcacaaaattccaactttAGAACACCCGACATAGTTTATAAATCAAGTCATAACTAAGGTTACACCCATCCAAAATTAgcgtggtttatggcgttgaaaAATAGATTCTGAATGGTAAAAATCATTACAAGAAACTATTTTCAAATTCGTTTTGTAAGATGAGAGAAAATGTGCTACAAACTACAAATGTGCTTGTTTCTCGATTAAAACAGTGATGAAAAACAGCCAAATTTGTCAGTTCACTGcatcacttgattttgactcctGTACAAATTTTTCTAGTTTCAAAATCCTTGGAGTTTAGTTTCATATACCACAAACACCATTTGATTTTGACTCCTGTACAAAACATTATGGGTTTTTGAGTAAGCACTGGTCGGCTATACTGATCAGAATTTTTCAGGTTTGTTTTCCCCCCTTTAACCTAACTTTAACTCATCCAAATGAAATGCTTTTTGGGAGATAATTTACACACACATAACCAAACATGTAACAAGCATTTTGGCATCAATATAACCACAAAATTTGGAATTAAAACAAGGGAAATGAACCAGCAAAAATCGGACAGCCTTGTACCCctttctcttcaaattttctttccaaatcttcATACCAAAACCAAACTATAAATCATTAAAAcaacaaccaaacaaacaagaaatccTCAAGGCCACTGCCTAAGAATCTCCCTCAAGACATCTACCTAAATTCAAGGTTCAtggaacccatcaacaacccataCTTAACTAGTTACACACTGACTAAAAACTAACCAtaagatggaagaaaaatgaaagttttgAGAGTTACCTTTCCTCCAAGAGTAGTAGGCAAAACCATAAGGAATCAAGCCCTAAACCACCAAGAATCTCTCCTCCTTCAAGTCCTCTACTAAGCTTGAGGATGATCCAAAAGAATGAACTAGGTTGGAGCAAGTTTTGGTGAGCAAAAAATGAAGAAGttggagctgaaatttttggctAAAGGGAGAAGGGAGTGGCTGGCCAAGAGGAAGGGAGAAGAGAGAGgtttttgagtgatttttggtgaagtgatttgaaGAAAGAAAGATGGGACATAAAGTTACTTTGGCGTAAAAAGTCAACAAATGAATAGTGCCcaattagtgctcctaattgaaTTTAATtcaactcactcacctctaatttCTCAATTAGCTTTTTTTAGTCTAaaattgatcattcttaattctccaagactacTGCACTCTTAGACCAAAGATTACCTTGAAAAACGTGTATTTACTAATTTTCACTAATCAAGCGATCGAAAAATTAACTTTAAGAGAAAacgtgttaaaaatataaaatgaggcAATGTACCATGCGAAtataattaaaatgaatgaaataaattaattggagcaaatgaatagataattaaataaataagccagtaaataaaataataataaataataaataaataaaattcgggtcctcacaaaatgcatcaagaatcgTCCACTTGGATATCTGTAGGTGgagaaatgaccaaaaaaaTCACTAACTAGTCAATCCCTTGTTCAGCTTTTGAAAGCAAAAAATGCATGACAGTTTTTCAACCTTTTGGCCAAGAAAATGTACGAATTGAATTTTGCTATCTCATAAGATCTATAGGTCTATGTATTATTttcaaaatggtttaagaatcatctcaatccaatacttgtaactcaagatatagtcAAAAAACCAAAAAGTGTTAAAACTAtcaaactttttttcttttgtacttGGTTGCATCTCATCCTATGAACATTTTACACTTCATGTTCACTTTAAATCACTTCTAATAATCAATAATTATTCAAATATAttctcaattcactccatttgatgattgagccattaaacctacaaaaacatgatttttttatcactttaaaccatagaaatgcaatttttcacaattggaccacaaaatgaaaatttcactagaaacctagatttttttttttaccgacAAAACCCCGTACACGAGGGAGGGACACCATCCctgattttattttaaaaatctgTTAAAGAAATAGCGTCTGATACATAAGAAAAGCATTAAATAACGAGTACTACTCCCTTACATGGATGCATCTAATCCCTGCATAAATTGAAATATCTAGTGAAGCCAGTGTTTGAATATGTTTTGGCAGCTGAGACACAGAATCAAAGAGATATTGCCTTGTATTTGGGAGACTTGCCAAAGCATCTATAAGGGCTCatgttttattcttaaaataattatttgccttagtattggttaattatattatcgttacatgaaTCGTTTTCAAATTTCGCCTTATCGcgcgcgaatcgaaagttcggGTACTTCACGTAAAACAGTTAAATGGAGATTTAAGGAacttatactagactactaaaagtgaataattatagtgttaaaggaattacatttggaggtttagtgcacaagtctaacaaacaagagagaaaatggTGGCACGATACTGCACTCgacactattcctagttgacttttgtaagatttttggccacaaattccttaagcttccaaaggaagcttcaCAACAACAAAACCCTCTCCCTCCTCACTCCATAGCCAGCCGAAAACAtcaagggaaaagaagaaagaaagctccACTCCATCTTGTTCATTCTTGCTCCAATTTACTTCTAACTTTGTACCCAACCTCAAAACCACTTGGTGATTAACTTGAGCTTGGAGAAAGCCTTCATTTTGGACGATTCTTGGAGGTTTTTGTtggtgaaatttctggtttcttcaaggGCTAAGTAGGTAACCATCAACTCTTCTAATCTCTCCTTCTAATACAAGATTTACGGTTGGATTTGCAAGGGTTTGCAACCCTAAGCATGGAACTAGgcagaggacttgaggaaatttatttttcttgcttttattgtTAGCCTAGCGGACTTGGTGTGACCTCTAGGTAGCTGCTTTGAGGATTAAATGCTTGTTTAATGTTGTTTATGTGTTGAATGAGAGGAATTTCGGTTagaaatggagagaaagttgAGAAATGAGAGGAACTAGAACTGGCCGAATCTATCCAGTGCTTTTTGTACCTGCCTTTCAAATTTTTGTGGGTTGTTTTGCTGTGAAATTggtggatatatgttgtatatggtaTGTAGAAAgcttctaccaaaaatcatttgaattggttgagtaaaacttgaaatttcgaaatttgaagaaaactggaaaatgtgtTCAGGCAGTCTAAACAGTAACTCTTTGATCGAACATatttctttgtacaaaagtcaaaatcgagttccgtttgtggcatttgaaactagacatttgtagctttccaatggtataaaatttacTTTCTAGTTCAAACTGAGTGAGCTGTAGTGATTCAGCAAAATTTGCTGTCCGGTTCTGATGGTctatccgagagaaaggtagaagctgcaaattgtggcttgaatttgaattacttgtgaactgattttgaaaacGACTTGTTCTGATAAAATGTAGagttttgaatctagtttccaacgccatcaaccattctcaatttcaagttgtattgagtgagatatggttcaatttccaaactgtgataaagctggaaatctggaaatCTTTCTCTTCTTGCTAGCCGCATGGTTAGGTTTGGTTTGGGACTTTTTGTTTCAAAACTTTTGGTGTCAATTACCTACCAATTACTTATTATATGCTATAAtaccttggtttcacaaatgaactgaattgggactgatttcatggtgcaaaatgtttgaaaaaggaaacgaaagcAAGAGGACAGATTTGCTTTAAGAATTTcctaaactttggtagttttgttaactaccttcccacgTGAGTTTTTGCATGACATTTGATACAGGGGTAGTCTATATATAgaggtttaagtgtaccaaaattggtgttattctaataccattttgatacccaaatgatgtcccaaaatttgcttttcaaacctggaaaatcCCTGACCAGTGTTCAAATTTCAGCCAACTTTCGActactatatcttgatgctcaaggCTCCAAATTTAGTgccgtttgttgtgtttgaaaccttgaatAGATTTCTTATTGcgttatgaatttcaaaggctagttcactttctgtgaattttactgaatttcCAAATATTGCCGAAAAACATGACTAAAACTGCCTTGCTTGTTCAGATCAGCCACTTTGAGTTGAAAATTGAATgccttccatttagaatcttggaaaaatgtcttctaagaacctttagtactttgaaccaagattccaacggtgtaaagttttccaattttagacctGCCGAATAcaagttctgatttttctaaatttaacacgcaaaactaaaattttccgacttgatgggaaatgagtttttggaaacttttccctattctttgatattgattgatcattttaaacttgatttcatgaaggaaatcagtttctcTTCTGTTATTAAattctcacttttgaacctcaaCTTTGAGTGATTAAGGTTCCCTTTTGAGACTTTAATTTAGTCTAAATAAGTGAACCctctttcttgattaatacaTAATTGTGAGTAAAAGTACTTGTTATATTGTTCAGGCGCTCAAAGagatcttcaagagaatctcgaaGTGGATATCTAAAGACTTAATTGCTCGCTcactcacttttgttttgatctggtgagtgtcaagtgtatgaagtgTTATTACATGCTTAAGTGTTTTCATTAATTGAGTGTTGTGAAAATGTCGagttgagtgtgtactttatcgcactcgttctcgttTAAGTGAAGCGTAtttgaattgcttgaagtgaattgctaagtgaattaagtgaagtgtaattgaattgcttgaagtgaattaaGTTAAGTGTTGCGAAAGTGaattatgctatggttgcatatgtCGATTGGAGTAAATCACCTCGATTTATAGTGATaatagtgggggacgcccaaaactcATCGGCCGACCTTGCGAATCGAGCCGACATGGGCTTGGTCATGAAGTTTGATGAGCCATAAGAAAATTtcataagcttgatctattggagagatctcgcttggcatactcgagtagtatcgccttatataaaagaagtACGGGCCCGGAGCAGGGGatgtaacggtgaacggggaagtgtaagtgaagttctacggaattacaacctacccgattgacggagtgtcaactcgtggaaaCACTGGATCAAGCAAGTGGAATATAGTTCCTGAGAGCTCCCATATCCTTATCAAGtgtattttattgttaattgtgaACTAtttgaatgttatagctttcaTTCTTGTTTAAGTGCTATTGTTATTTAAACTgcgtgttttgcatgttttcttggcctcacgagcatccgctcaccccgttagatttgtttttcttaacaggagctgaaatgcAAGGATTTATGGAGAAGCCTAGATGATAgctcttttgattagaatttttgaTGTACTGATTAGACGACTTTTGGAAGATGtacattttggaaaaaattgatgtattttgaaaacttgtgatgtaagattgaacacTTGTGTATGGAAACGATTTAGTTTTTCAGttcgatttttattattttggttatttatcttaagtttggattgatattgtatcgagtcctggcgagagttgggcaggcatctcgccgatacccttggg of Coffea arabica cultivar ET-39 chromosome 5c, Coffea Arabica ET-39 HiFi, whole genome shotgun sequence contains these proteins:
- the LOC113689931 gene encoding uncharacterized protein; translated protein: MMTCQMKKHNLYGGLMEWFDFKDWETDPNVEEYVDDMLQNSYRQWRNTMHIDYKMLKAAGKDPLTSCPYDWIEQDEWKSMCDWFEDPIFKKKSEANTKNRAMLPYPHTGSSKSNHVRAQEMVPPSAIDAWTAAHIKKDGQFVNNTAKSLDDELKEERRQCIESGETVNEVKIMENVLGKRASRAKGLGMGVIPPQSSRKPESSANRALLEELKQCKEKIQCYEERIQAQDTQIQNLVQSQQGIQEMLQEFLIWKQKQCGGSS